Within Hoplias malabaricus isolate fHopMal1 chromosome 16, fHopMal1.hap1, whole genome shotgun sequence, the genomic segment AAGGTGTAACGCCACCCACACCGGGCTGTGCAGCAGAGGACAGGACCTCTGAAGTGATGAAACCATTTCCAGTATGTTTGGGATGGGCtgtagtatttattttaatgctatcatatcctcacagcagtgttccaacataGTGCAACCCCTCCCAGACGAGAAGAGGCTGTCAGAGCAGCAGCGAGATGACAAACGCTTTTCACAGACTTCTGAATGCTGAAGAAATGATGGATGAAAACAAACACTATTACCTCGAAACTCGTTTCTTAGAAACTATGACTAAAACTGACTTCGCAATCCTGCGGCTACATGCAAATGTGAGTCAGCTTCTGTGTGCatcccccaaaaaaataaataaataatacccaCGTGACTCTCCTGGCCAGACCACCTCAAATTAAGACCTGCCGTGACGCACGCCCCGCCAATGGCCGCCGCTATAAAGCGCGCAGCCGGAGCACAGACGCGGAGAAGAAAGGGAACTATTCCGTAACTcacctctgtccctctgtcacTTCAGCACTGCGGACAGCGCTCGAGCCGCCCCGCCAGGTACCACCTGTCAACCGCGTGAGTAGCGCCTTTACTCCTTAGAGAGGAAGTCTACTGACTTCACCAAGTCTCTGAATAATTACAGCACTCGCTCGTAAACACGTGCGTTCAGGAAGCTCTGCTGGATAATGCTCCGTTCTGGAGAAGTTCACCATTTGTTCACAATGGAGGtcaatggaaccagacgtcaaACCTCAGAGAAAGTTAttagactgtttttttttttgtgataatGAACATATTTTATGGTCGTTTGTCAGTTAGAAGAAAGCCTTATCACATTTAACAATGCAACATTCGTTAAAATGGCTTTATACCTGAGCTTCTCAGTAGCAGACCTCTCTGAATGACATGTTTTCACAGCTCGGCAACTGATGTCTGCAGAAACTTGGAAATATTGGTGAAATTCCTCTTTAATATCTTCATAAAGTAATGTCTGTGGGCTTCCGACTCTTCGGTAGAGATTGCTCATGTAGAGATGCACCTGTGCAGGTGTTAAACTCTTAAAAAGAAAGGTTCCTTGTTCAGGTCTGGGGTCAGGTCCTGTTTTCCATTGTGGAGAACTTCTTTAATCTTGGAGCAGGGCATCCGATGTGGTTCTCCCTTACAGCCTCGCTCCTAAGAAACCTACGTAGTGCCTTTTTTGTTGAGGGAGTATTGCTCTAGTTCGGATTTAGacgtctgaatggacactgctttgatatttcaaggttttttttttgctgattgTGGCTTCATTGAGGAAATAGGAATGTTACAAAGATCAGGGTACAGTGCAGCTACCGGGGGCTGGAACAAGCCACTGCTCAGTTTACTACGTGCTGTGGGAAGGAGGTCTAAATATTttaagctcttttgggacattTTACTtggtttaaaaatctgtttattacgtGGTTCCTAATTAGGCTGGAAACACCTCAGAAATCATCAATAATCGTTTGtgacacagaaataaaaaggGAAACAGCGACCTCTTAGTTTTGTCTAAAGCTGAAAGTGTCAAAGCTACGGAAAATGTCAAGATTTCAAGAAAATGTCAGACTTGAATGtgaatttattcatttcatacGTTAAGGTGCATCACATTATCATCGGTGTCTTAAAAGAGGTTCTACCTGAGGTTAATTGATTCAACTTGGtggttaaagggttaaacttattaacaaatatgtgctggagctgacagggttaatgtcgactgatggagaagacaaggTAGAGTCAGCATCCACTGATCTGGGGTTGAACAGTGTGGAtgaatgtgggttcactatttggcaaaggTCAAGGTCGCTGTTACACTGTTATAAACCATTACTAatgattttaatgcatttacaacGTAATTAATTTAGTTAATTGTATATTGCTTTATGATTCAAAATGTTTATGTGAGTGCAATGACGGTCATTTCTTTACAGTGtaccattgtttttttgttgttgttagagATGAAAGTCATGGCATCAGTCAGCATTCCTCAGATCATTTTAGTGGCTATTTGCTGCATGTTCTGCTGCAGATCTACAGCTCTTCCAGCCATCACCACTTACTCCGCGATGAGGTGAGAGcttatattcactcattcatcttccGTAAGAGCTCCTTCATTATCTGGAATCGTTGGgtgcatggcaggaacacaccccacacagggcaccagtccatcacggGGCATCACTCACATTTACAGACGCTTCTGCACAGCCAGCCCACCTACCGGCATTGGACAGTGGGAAGAAACAGGAAACTGGGACACGCAGTTTGGTGGGTCACCTCTTGACATTTGTAGCTCAGTTCCCTTGTTCTGGACCAAAACAGAAAAGGGTCCACTGTTGCATTTTGGTTCTGGTTCATTATACATACCCACTGACTTATAGGTCAAATGCAGAAAAGGTTACAACTGATTTAATGACATACTGATCACCGCTGTTCAATAACGGTGTCAATAAACACCTCAGCCGAGGTCCTGAAGCGAACACCGCCTTGAGGAAGCTCCTTGAggaattccaatataatcaatgTACAACCAGCGATAGTGCAGCCAGCCATCTCACAGCTGTCTACATTCCATAGTAAAGATTCTTACTCTAGCCTCTCTGATGATTAATAGACTGACTCTCatccttttctcttcttcatTCGGTAACTACtccatccatttcagggtctcAATATGTCTGGGGCCCACTTGGGGTCATTGggtaaagcaggaacacaccctgcacagggcgccggtccatcacagggcatcgcacactcacacagtcactggacacttttgaatagcccattcacctaccaacaatcactcggaggaaacccacacagacacagggagaacacagcaaactcctcataaACACTGACCTGAGGAAGAGTTCAAAGCCACAAACCCGGGACCCTTGAGCTGAGTGACAGAGCACTACCTGCTATTTGAAATGTCCACATAAAGCGAACCATCTCTGAATACTGACATCATTAATCCACAAACGATTTCTcaatacagacacagggagcacacaccacactcctcacagacagtcacccggagcgggactcgaacccacaacctccaggcccctggagctgtatgactgcgacacctacctgctgcgccaccgtgccgccccctattttaagtttattttatGCTGTAGCCTACAATAAAATCCTGGATGAATGGAGCAGACGTTTTATGCGTACGCTCTGGACCTTTGCACACTGAAAAGTTTGTTTTACTTGAAAGGGGGTGTCAAAATTCTCAAAAAAAAGTACTGGCAGTAGGGGGCGCTCATAATAATGACACACAAAGACAGGTGAACTTTAGCTGTTACTGACACCAACTCTGCATCATAACATCTGTACAATCACAATAATTACGGTGGCTGAGAAGGACCAAGGGACCCACTGCAAGAGTAAACACACTCTCAGGCTGTAAACAGTGGTGATGGTCCGCCTGTGAGTTTTGCCGAGCTTGAGTTAAGCCTGTGCTCTTGTTCTTGTGTTGAACAGCAGGGCCGGAGCCCTGAACGGAGATGGAGACCCCCAGTGGCCCAGTGACCCCTCTGCAGATGTGGAGATGTACAAACTCCTGTACGAAATCGCCAACACAGTGGAGAGGTATGGAATCAGCGCTTCTGAGCCACACTGAGTTTACATTCACGGTTCAATATTTCAGCCACTTCAGCGTTTTAGGTTCCACATTTCTGTTACGCCATGTTCCAGTATTCTATGGCGGAGCTGTCGCTgtcgttgtatgcttagctgaacatatgcgtgcttttaggtcctttacacctttatttgctttatttaatttttaattcattcgagaacttacatttacgtttcgccatagctgctcgagatgagggtaggtacaggagctttgcctgacgtaaacaaggactactgacgtgcagactgaccaattaaatgtttacagagaaggttatcgaccaataacggtagctctacagtcagaccgtccaatcagaagattctaggctccttcaccacgcccccttctcactcaagcgaaccaatcggagtaggggagggcgggactagtttgtgaacgaaacttctcgaagttctatgtaagctctagaaaaacaaaatgtcggacgtttgtgaaattccggccggacatttatttaagtctaaaaaagaggacatgtccgggtgaaagaggacgtctggtgaCTTTATTCTAGGTTCGGTATTTTAGTGACTTAAAATGTGTAGGTTTTATATCAGTTTTTCAGTTCCTTTCTGGTTCTAGATACATTTCAGTAGTGTTTATTATTCTAggttttgtgttattttggaTTCAATATTTCATTTGTCAGTGACTTAATGGCTGTAGGTTCTACATTTCAGTAACTTCATAGTTGTAGGTTCTATATTTTAGTCACTACTTTCTAGGATCTATTTTCCTTTTCACCTTTATTCTGACATCTATTGTTCCTATGTCCCGCAGACCGCCCCGACACGCAGATGGACTATTCACAAGCGGCTACAGCAAACTGCTCGGACAGCTCTCTGCCAAAGATTACCTCGACTCTTTACTAGCGAAGCGTGTCAGGTAAACACTGCCTGTCACTGGTTACAACAGCTGTAACCAACCGCACAGCGTCCTTAGTCCTCCATCTATTAATCATTACTGAAATAGCTACACGCCAGTGGCTTTTGTACAATACATTAATGTCAATAGGTTTTAATGCCTTAGtcaatgaatatgtaaatgcCAATAGGTTAATGAACGTTTGGGTAAATGTCAGTAGTTCTTAATAGAAAGTCAATGTTCATCTAAATGCCAAGCAATGTCAGTGGGTTACAGAAAGGCTGTGTTGTCTTTCAGTGATGAGCTGGGGTCAGATCAGCTGAGGATGAAGCGCCACTCGGACGCCGTTTTCACTGATAACTACAGCCGCTTCCGCAAACAGATGGCAGCCAAGAAATACCTCGATGCCGTTTTAGCAGGAAAGAGGAGGTAGGAGACCACACTGAGAATGACCTGGGCTTGTCtactttttttcctctctccaagtctctcactctctacctttgtgtgtgtgtgtgtattttcttaAACGTTTAATGCATTTCTTATGACTTTTGTAATTTCTTAATTGTTTAGGCCAAATTCCATCTATATTTATTATTGCATAATTCACCCCCCAATATAGTGGGCACTAAAAGACAAGTGCACCGACCAAAATATCCAACCAAACAATATCCTGTGGCCACTGACGAAGGCCTAGAAAATACAAAATGGGCAGCAGAAGCACAGCAAATGTCTGCCACGTCAGAGGCAGCAGTATCATGTGCTACACCCACCAGCCACTACCAGGCTTCAGTCTCCACACACATCCTGGCCAATCCACTACATTCTGAGCAAGGGGGGAATTGTGGaattacatatttttcttgtcCAACCCCTTGCTCTCTGCTTTCTAACCCGCTCTCTGTGTGCTACCACAGCCCAGAAGATGCTCTAAGCTTGCCTAACCAGTCCAAAAGCTCCGAAAGCTCCTTACAGCAGAGCTACGAGGACCCTGTTGACCAGATCCTCCAGCAGTTCCCGCTAGTATGATGGCTCTGCTCTACAGTTAGTCACTTTACTACAGTTTTCACCCtgctccccccacccccacccccctgtTCTATTTTTAAATCATGAAATGCAGTATATGTCCAAAAGTGAATTCTGCTACATTTCACAGCTTGTCGTCAGTTAAAGTATAAACCCCTCAGCTCTGAGCTGAGGACTCATCCTCCAACATCAGTCCCTGACTGAACTCAGTTTGAtgtagctgaatgccatcaaatcctcaaagaaaTCTTTTGTAAATGTTTCCCAGATTGAGTTAAAGCTGTTACTGCACAGGGGAATCGACTCTGTATCATTTCAAAAGAACTGTGgcatgagcaggtgtccataaacttttggccatgtagTGTATATTCAATAATAAACTCCTTGTTGTTGTAGTGAACCTCTCATTTCTCCGCTTTTATGGCATGAGTAACCTGTGGGTGTCGTAGTGTAAATATTTGTGcgtaattattatttaatttttattattactaagtaaataattaatatatttttcttctctctctctctctctctctctctctctctctctagcaccACCCGTAGGTGATGATGGCTGCATCACTTGAAGCTTTCAagaacttctctctctctgacactatttattatttatttattctgggACCATATCACATTCTGTCCATATCACAACTTACCACTTACTGAACAACAGATAGTAttctaatatattattatatgaaCATACAGTATTGAGAGCTTGAGCTCTAAAAACAGCAgaaattgtatttaaatgtcTTTTGTTTGTGAAAAGCTAAATAATGGTTCATTAAAGAGCTATATTTTGAGTGTATTTTGACTTTTTGACCACTGAAATCACATCAAACGAGAGAAAAAACACTTCATATACATACAGTGTATAATATTTCTCATTCACTGAGGTTATGAGGGGTGTTTGGAGACAGACACTTTTCTAAATAAAGTACTCAACCAAAAGCGGTTCTATGGCATTTCTACTGAAAcgttattgttatttattaagaGCAAATCCACTAAATTTCTTTGTACCTCAGTCACTGGGACACTACAAAGTCGATGCTAGTCCAGAGCGGGTGGCGTCCATGAGGTTAAGGTGTGTGTGaagttttctctgttttcataATCTATGTGGCTCATTGTTACTGGCTTTCAGTTTACTGGGAGTTGCAATAGAAAGAAGAAAATGACTAATTATCACAGTGGACACAGGTATTATCAGATCTTTATTACAGCaatgaccattcattcattatctgtaacccttatccagttcagggtcacggtgggtccagagcctacctggaatcattgggtgcaaggcctTCAAAGAgcaacacacatactcacacctacggacacttttgagtcgcctaccttgagtccacctaccaacatgtgtttttggactccggaggaaacccacgcagacacagagagaacacactacactcctcacagagagtcacccggaggaaacccacgcagacacagggagaacacaccacacctcacagacagtcacccggaggaaacccacgcagacacagggagaccacatcacactcctcacagacagtcacccagaggaaacccacgcagacacagagagaacacaccacactcctcacagagagtcacccagaggaaacccacgcagacacagggagaccacatcacactcctcacagacagtcacccggaggaaacccacgcagacacagggagaacacaccacactcctcacagacagtcacccggaggaaacccacgcagacacagggagaacacaccacactcctcacagactcctcacactcctcctgccattttatcagttaaaaaaatcacttaACCCCGGCAGAAGATGGCAGTCAAAAGTGGCCCTGAGGTGGTTTAAATGGGCAAACCTTAAAATGACCATGAGAACTAACTGACCACTAATGAATCCCAACCCTTCACTGGTGCCATTAAAACATGCTAGTGTCAGTCACTTCACctctcagtggttttaaagttgtGGCTCAATG encodes:
- the vipb gene encoding vasoactive intestinal peptide b, which encodes MKVMASVSIPQIILVAICCMFCCRSTALPAITTYSAMSRAGALNGDGDPQWPSDPSADVEMYKLLYEIANTVERPPRHADGLFTSGYSKLLGQLSAKDYLDSLLAKRVSDELGSDQLRMKRHSDAVFTDNYSRFRKQMAAKKYLDAVLAGKRSPEDALSLPNQSKSSESSLQQSYEDPVDQILQQFPLV